The Rubrobacter radiotolerans DSM 5868 nucleotide sequence ACTCTGACAACCTATAACGAAGCTCGCCTGCGCCAAATCCTCGTCGTAGATCCGCTCAAAAAGCATCCAGCTCTCTCCCTTCGTCGCTACTACTCTGTGCAGGACACTATATCACTACATCGTTATATTGTAAAGTGTAGTTGTTCAGCGCCGGGTGAGGCGGCGGCTGCTGCTCTAGCCGGAGAGGCTCTGGAGTTCGAGCGAGAGACGTTCCTCAAGAGAGCCGCAGACAAGGTCGCAGAGTTCGTAGACGGTCTCGTCGGCGATCCGGTAGTAGGCTCTGAGACCCTCCTTGCGGCGGAGGAGGATGCCGGCGTCCAGCAGGATGCCGAGGTGCTTGGAGACGTTGGCCTGGAGACCGTTCGTCTCCTCGACGAGCTCACCGACGGACTTCTCGCCGTCCATGAGGGCGTAGATCAGGCGCAGCCGCATCGGCTCCGAGAGGCACTTGAACCGTTCCGAGATCAGGCGAAACCCCTCGTCCGACATCTCTTTTCTTCTACTTGGCATTCGCTGACCCCTTTCGGGAAAATCACTCTCTACAAACCATATATTACTGTATCTTTATATGGTTGGCCAACGACCCGAGGGCTGCGAAGAGCTGTCCGGCGGCGCGGGCCTTACTGGCTGGTAGAGAAACAAGGGGCTTGCGTTAGAGCCAGATAAGCGCTCTCCACGTGAAGTAGGCCGCGCAGAGGATCAGGATAAGACCGAGGGTCTTCTCGACAAAGATCCTGTAGGGAACGAGGCGTTTGATCTGCGCGAGGCCCCCGATGAACGTTCCCGCCGCGACGAGGACGATCCCCTGTCCGATCCCGAGCCCGCCCATTGCGAGCAACCCGGTGATCGGGCTGCCGCTCGCTGCTATGGCTATAAGGACGGACGGGAGGACAAGGGCGCAGGAGGGACATCCCGCCAGCCCGAACGGCAGGCCGAGCAGGTACGCGCCGAGCATGCCACCGCCTCTGGCTCGCTCCGGATCGGGCGTCCGGAGAGTAAACATCCCGAAGCGGAGCACCCCGAGAAGCCTCAGGCCCATGATCCAGAAAAACGGAGCCAGAACGGCGAACGGAAGCCAGATCGACCGGTTGAGAAGGGCCATCAGGGTAAGCCCGAGCGTGGCGAACACGATGCCCAGCAGGGCATAGACGGTGATGATCCCGCCCGAGAAGGCCAGGCTGAGCGCGGCCCTTCTTCGCGCGCTCGTCCGCCCGCCCGCAGCGTACCCGACAACGGCCGGCACCATCGGGTAGCTCGCGGGGGTCAGGCCGAGAGCCACACCAGCGGGGACGGTGATCAGGGCCACGAAAGGCGAGCCCGACTCGATAATTTCAACGCCCCGGGTGAGGTAGGGCTCGGCCCACGTAAGGAAAGCCCCGATAACATCCAGCAGCCAGTAACCTAACTCCTCCACGAGTCCGCTCCCTCCCGCCCGCCGGAGCCGTCCGTCTCGCCGGAAGAGGCTTCCCGACCGCCCGCGTTACCGGCCCTCTCCTTACGCACCCGAACTGCAAGCAGCCAGAGCACGACCCCGACCAGCGCAGCCGCAGCGACGATCAGGAATATCTGGTCCGGCACCCTGGAACCGAGGGCCTGCGTCGCGTTCTGCGCCGCGAACGTCGCGCTCGTGGGGAGAAAGCGCTCGTAGAGTCCGGAGAGCGAGGAGGTGCCCTCGTAGAAGACAAAGAGCGCCCCGAGAACAATGAACATCGAGCCGCTGATAAGGTTGGTCGTGTGCAGCCTGAGCGAGCCCGGCCCGATCTCCCTACCCCTCAACCACCGCCTGCGGCCGAGGTCGAACCGGTCCCAGAAAAGGGCGAGCGCGAAAAGAGGAGCGGCCATTCCGAGAGCGTAGACGGCCAGCAGGACCGCTCCCCGGCTCGCCTGCCCCGAGGCCGCAGCCACGGTGAGGATCGCGCCGAGCGCAGGTCCGGAGCAGAAACCGGCGAACCCGTAGACCGAGCCGAGAACGAGGATCGAGGCCGCGGAGCGGTCCGTAACCCGGCCTCCGAACCGCGTGGCGACCCTGAGGCCGGACCCGAGCCCGAGAATCTGTAGCACGCCGAAACCCATTACAAGTACGCCGGAGGCCAGAATGATCTCGCCCCGGTAGCCGTAGAAGAAGGAGCTTATCGCCCCGGCCCCGGCTCCGAGCGGGACGAGCGTCAGGCAGAGCCCGGCGTAGAAGACGAGCGTCCTCGATGCGAGCCGCCAGCCGGTCCCGAACGCAAAGGCGAAGAAGGCCGGAAGGAGCAGCGCGCTGCACGGCGAGAACAGCGAGAGCCCCCCGCCGAGAAAGGCCGCAAGAAGCGTCGTCTCCACTACCCGTCCCGCCCTTCGGCCTCCCTTGCCGCGCGCTCGATCGCCTCCTCGAACACCGGCTGGGGCTGGGCGCCCACGATCTGCTCTCCGTTGATGACGAAGGTCGGCGTGCCCCTCACGCCGTCCCGCTGGCCGGCCTCGAAGGCGGAGGCGACCGCCGCCCGGTAGCGGGCGCTCCTGAAGTCCGACTCGAAGCGCTCCCGGTCGAGCCCGGCCCTCTGCGCCAGCTCTACCAGCCCGTCGTCGGAGAAGGCGCCGGAGCCGGGGGAGCCCTGGGCCCCGTAAAGCAGGTCGTGATATTCCCAGAACTTGCCCTGTCCCTGGGCGGCTCTTGCGGCGAGCGCCGCGTTGACCGACTCCTGCCCGAGGTAGGGGAAGTCCCGCCACTCGATGCGAAGGGTGCCGTTAGTGACGTACTTCTCCACGAGCTCGGGCTTCACCTCGCGTGCGAACTGGCCGCAGTACGGACACTGGAAGTCTGAGTACTCGATCATGGTGACCGGCGCATCCTCGCTCCCAAGCGTCGGGGCGGGCAGCTCGGACGGACCGGCGTCGGTCGTCTCGGGCACGTTGCTCTGTGCGCCGTCCCCATCCCGCAGGGGGACAAGAAAGATTACGGCTCCGGCCGCGAGCGCGACGAGAAGGATGCCCCCGAAGAGCAGGAGCGTCCTTTGCGGGCCGCCGGTACGACGGACGTTTCGAGTAGGTTCGGTCTGTCTGTTCTCCATCTTCCCTCCTGATCCCGCCCCGTCCGGTCCCGGCAAGCCGGTTGACCGGATCGTACGGTACGGGCTTTTTTCTCCGCAGGTAACGCGAAACACCGTCTAAGAGAACGTCCACTCCGCGGGCCACGCCCTTGCAGGCGCACCGGTCGAGCATGGCCTCTACAGTCGGTACATCGCTAACGAGCCCGGACATGGACGCCCCAGCTCTCGCGAAGCTGCGGGGTGTTCCGACTTGGGGTGCAGAGCCGAGACGCCGTCTTCTGCAAAGCGTCTGAACCTGTCTTTAAAGCGACCCGGGACGAAGACCGGCCTCGTTCGGACTCCGCGGGAGGATCAGAGCCGGAACGTCTGGAGAACCCTAAGCCGGGCTACGCAACTCCCCACCCGCAGAGGTCCCGGCCCGGCCGCGTCGGGAGCTAGGGTACCGCTCGAAGTCCGGACCGCCGTTACCGGAAAAAACAAACGCTTTATGTGCCTTACGGTCCTTTCGAGGTTCCGGGCGCCTGCAAGAACGGCCACGGTGGCCGCGCACAGACCGAGCCCGGCGTTCGCGAGCCCGCCGAAAGCCGACCCCTCGACCGCCCCGGAACCGCCCCCGAACTCCCCGTTCGTCTCCTTCACGAGATGAACCGCCCCGCCGAAAACAACGAAGACCACCAGAACGGCCGTAAGGACCAAAGCTGCGCGGCGAACCCCTTTTCCTGCGCCGGTCATAGCGTCATATCCTAGCAAAGCCTCCGCCAACGTTATTCCACCTGACCCGGCTTTTACTACTTCATGGCGATATGGTATACAAATAAGCGACGTTGCGCTCCGAAGCCGCCGACGCGCGGTATTTCAAGAAAGAAAGAGAGGTTTGAGTTGGAGGACTTCACGCCGATCAGCGGCTTGATAGGGGGGATCATGATAGGTCTCTCGGCGACATTGCTGCTGCTTTTGACCGGGAGGATCGCCGGGATAAGCGGCATTGTCGGGGGTATTTTCACCGGAGGTCGGGAGTCGTTGTGGCGGGTTGCGTTTCTTATCGGGATGCTGCTTGCTGCGGTCGGGTACGTGGCGGCGGTCGGGAGTGAGGGTCTCGTCGAGGTTGAGGTTTCGCTGCCGCTCGTGATCCTCGGCGGGCTGCTCGTCGGTTTCGGGACGCGGCTTGGTTCCGGGTGCACGAGCGGGCACGGGGTGTGCGGGCTTGCAAGGTTCTCGAAGCGGTCCTTTGCGGCGACGGCGACCTTCTTTCTTGTCGCGATAGCCACCGTTTACGTTGTCCGGCACGTCTTTTAGGAGGTAAGGGATTGAAAGCAATAGTCGCACTCTTGACGGGCGCTCTTTTCGGGCTCGGGCTTGCCGTTTCGGGGATGATGAACCCGGCGAAGGTGCTCGGTTTCCTTGACTTTGCGGGGGACTGGGACCCGACGCTCGCGTTCGTGATGGGCGGAGCGGTCCTTGTAACCGCCTCAACGTTCTGGCTGATACTCAGGAGGTCCGGACCTATCTTCGAGAAGAGGTTCTACCTGCCGGAGAAGCAAGACCTCGACGCCAAGCTGCTCGGGGGAGCGGTGCTCTTCGGGGTGGGCTGGGGGCTCGTGGGGCTATGTCCCGGTCCGGCGATCGTTGCGCTGGTCGCCCAGACATGGCCGATTCTTGCGTTTATCGGGGCGATGGCCCTCGGGATGGCGTTGCACCACGTGATGCTCGGCGGCCGACGCGCCTCGTGAGAAACCTCCGGGGGTCCCGGACAAGCGGCGGGGAAGTCAGGGAGCGGATCATAAGCGCCGCCTGCCGGTGCTTCTCCGAGGAGGGCTACGCGGGCACGGCGATCCACTCCGTGAGCCGGGAGGCCGGGATCACCCCGAGCACTTTCTACAACCACTTCGCAAGCAAGCGGGAGCTGCTGGAGGAGGCGACATCGCGGGTTATCGCCCACGACGAGGGGCGCTTCTCCGCGGTTGTCGAGGAGGTCGGAAGAAGGAACTCCGGGAGCGTCCCCCTCGGGCCGGGTGAGATCTTCAGGCTCCTGGAGACCAGAGAGCCGCGTCAGATGACGAGGCTCCGAATAGAGGTCTGGGCCGAGGCGGTAAGGGACAGGGAGCTCCGGTCCCGGCTGGAGGGCTGGATCCGGACCGCAGCAACGGCCGTGTCCAGGAGCTTGGGTAATGAAGAAGCGACCGGCGAACAACTCGTGTCTTTCTACCTCGGGCTCTCGCTGCGGCGGGAGCTCGAGCGTCCCGCAAGCTACAGTTCTTCCAGCCTCCGGCGGCGAACCGGCGGGCGACCGTGACCCGCACAAACGGGCACAAACGGGCACAATTCAAGCGTCGCGCCCGGACAGGATACCCGGTGATCCGGTCCGCGGTCACACACGGCAACAAAGGGAGGGCGACATGAGCAACGAGAATCAGAAAGTCGAGGACGCCGCGGTCAGGCTCGTCGAAGGCATGCACTTCGCCGGAGAGATAGATGGGTTCAGCATCGACCTCGACGCCGAGGAGAGCGCCGGAGGTCGGGGGAAGGGAACTCAGCCGATGCGCTTGCTGCTGCTCGGGATGGCCGGGTGCACGGCGATGGACGTCATCTCAATCCTGCGCAAGAAGCGTCAGCAGATCAGCGCTCTTGAGGTCGAGGTCCGCGGCGACCGCCGGGAGGAACACCCCCGAACCTACGAGCGGGCGGAGATCCTGTACCGGGTTCGCGGCGAGGGAGTGGACCCGAAGGCGGTCGAGAGGGCGATAGAGCTCTCCGAGTCGCGCTACTGCCCGGCCATCGCCACCATCGGCAAGTCTGCGCAGATCACAAGCCGCTACGAGATCGAAGAAGGCTAACCCTTACCGGGGACGGGACTCCGAAGTCCCGTCCCTTCGCAACGCTCCGCCCATTCGACCTGCCCGAGAAGCGCCGAAGCCTACTGAAGGCGCTCCAGCTCGTGCTCGATGCGCGGCCGGTCAAAGCCGACAATCCACTTGCTCCCGATCTTCAGTACCGGCACACCAGTCTGCCCGGTCTTGCGCACGAGATCACGCGCCGCCTCCGGATCCCGCCCGACATCGATCTCCTTGAACGGTACCCGCTTCTCCTTGAGATACTGCTTCGCTCGCCTGCACCACGAACAGGTCGAGGTGCTGAACAATACAACTCGGGACATACAATCTCCCTTCGTCTATCGAACTATTACTACTACATGATTATATAGTAGATAAGAGGACTTGCGTTCGTTGCTCCGTTGAAAGAGTTTGCGGGGCCTGGCCACTTCCCGGAGATTCACGTCAGGGGTCGGTCCTTGCGAGGAGTTTGGAGGTTTGTGCGGGTAGTAGCGCCAGAGTGTGTAAGATGTCCTTGACGTATGCCGGGCGTGCTCGATGGGGGTGAGGCTATGAGTTATCTGCCGGAGAGGATACTGCTCGCGACCGACGGCTCGGAGGACGCGGTCCGAGCCAGCCGGACGGCGGCGGAGCTGGCCCGGAGGCTCGGGGCCGAGTTGCACGTCGTGCACGTGGGGCTTGAGTGGCACCTTTTCACGCACGACTACATAAACCCGAAGCAGTACGAGAGGCTCAAGGAGGAGCGCCAGAAGGTGCTCGACGAGCAGGTAGCGGAGATCGAGGCCCGCGGCGGGCGGGTGACGAAGGCTCACCTCAGGATGGGTCGCCGGGTGGACGAGGAGGTTATAGACCTGGCCCGGGAGATAGGTGCGGAGTTGATCGTCGTCGGCAGCCGGGGGCTCGGTCCCCTGAGTCGGGCGGTTCTCGGGAGCGACTCGAACAACATCGTCCACCACGCCCACTGTCCGGTGCTCGTGGTCCGCAGGGAGGACGGCGCGGAGCCGACCGGAGACTAGAGCGGCCTCCGGAGCCTCCGCTCGGGTTGAGCAATCCTGACTCCGGGAGTAGTCAATCCTGGTCAGGGCCGTCCACGTCCCCCGAGGTATATTCAGAACCTACGGACTCACGAGAGGACAGAGTCATGGAGTTGGCGAGGTTCATGTCGCGTGCGGCGGCGCGCCTGATCCTAGTACTCGTCGGGGTACGGTCCCGGAAAGAGGGAGCTGCGGGACGCGCGCCGGTTGTGACCGGGGTCTTTGACTTCCGCTTTGCGGTCCCGCTCCGCGGCGGCTACTTCGCCGGAAGAACCCGTGGAGCGCGCCGCGCGGACCCTGGCGCGAGGCGCGCCAGCACTAGACAGAGATGAACGGAAAGCGCCGACCGGAGCGCGAAGCGAGGATCTCCCGCGCCAGGTTTCTCGGCCTTGCGGGTCTGGGTCTGGGCGGGATCGCGCTCGGCGGCTGCGGTTCGTTGCTCCCCGGGAACAGGGAGCTGCCACGCATTCCCGGAGCCAATTCCGGGGATGCTCCTTCGGGAGCGGTAAA carries:
- a CDS encoding YeeE/YedE family protein, translating into MAIWYTNKRRCAPKPPTRGISRKKERFELEDFTPISGLIGGIMIGLSATLLLLLTGRIAGISGIVGGIFTGGRESLWRVAFLIGMLLAAVGYVAAVGSEGLVEVEVSLPLVILGGLLVGFGTRLGSGCTSGHGVCGLARFSKRSFAATATFFLVAIATVYVVRHVF
- a CDS encoding TetR/AcrR family transcriptional regulator; its protein translation is MRNLRGSRTSGGEVRERIISAACRCFSEEGYAGTAIHSVSREAGITPSTFYNHFASKRELLEEATSRVIAHDEGRFSAVVEEVGRRNSGSVPLGPGEIFRLLETREPRQMTRLRIEVWAEAVRDRELRSRLEGWIRTAATAVSRSLGNEEATGEQLVSFYLGLSLRRELERPASYSSSSLRRRTGGRP
- a CDS encoding DUF6691 family protein gives rise to the protein MKAIVALLTGALFGLGLAVSGMMNPAKVLGFLDFAGDWDPTLAFVMGGAVLVTASTFWLILRRSGPIFEKRFYLPEKQDLDAKLLGGAVLFGVGWGLVGLCPGPAIVALVAQTWPILAFIGAMALGMALHHVMLGGRRAS
- a CDS encoding cytochrome c biogenesis CcdA family protein; amino-acid sequence: METTLLAAFLGGGLSLFSPCSALLLPAFFAFAFGTGWRLASRTLVFYAGLCLTLVPLGAGAGAISSFFYGYRGEIILASGVLVMGFGVLQILGLGSGLRVATRFGGRVTDRSAASILVLGSVYGFAGFCSGPALGAILTVAAASGQASRGAVLLAVYALGMAAPLFALALFWDRFDLGRRRWLRGREIGPGSLRLHTTNLISGSMFIVLGALFVFYEGTSSLSGLYERFLPTSATFAAQNATQALGSRVPDQIFLIVAAAALVGVVLWLLAVRVRKERAGNAGGREASSGETDGSGGREGADSWRS
- a CDS encoding OsmC family protein gives rise to the protein MSNENQKVEDAAVRLVEGMHFAGEIDGFSIDLDAEESAGGRGKGTQPMRLLLLGMAGCTAMDVISILRKKRQQISALEVEVRGDRREEHPRTYERAEILYRVRGEGVDPKAVERAIELSESRYCPAIATIGKSAQITSRYEIEEG
- a CDS encoding ArsR/SmtB family transcription factor, with amino-acid sequence MSDEGFRLISERFKCLSEPMRLRLIYALMDGEKSVGELVEETNGLQANVSKHLGILLDAGILLRRKEGLRAYYRIADETVYELCDLVCGSLEERLSLELQSLSG
- a CDS encoding cytochrome c biogenesis protein CcdA — translated: MEELGYWLLDVIGAFLTWAEPYLTRGVEIIESGSPFVALITVPAGVALGLTPASYPMVPAVVGYAAGGRTSARRRAALSLAFSGGIITVYALLGIVFATLGLTLMALLNRSIWLPFAVLAPFFWIMGLRLLGVLRFGMFTLRTPDPERARGGGMLGAYLLGLPFGLAGCPSCALVLPSVLIAIAASGSPITGLLAMGGLGIGQGIVLVAAGTFIGGLAQIKRLVPYRIFVEKTLGLILILCAAYFTWRALIWL
- a CDS encoding glutaredoxin family protein, producing MSRVVLFSTSTCSWCRRAKQYLKEKRVPFKEIDVGRDPEAARDLVRKTGQTGVPVLKIGSKWIVGFDRPRIEHELERLQ
- a CDS encoding universal stress protein, producing the protein MPGVLDGGEAMSYLPERILLATDGSEDAVRASRTAAELARRLGAELHVVHVGLEWHLFTHDYINPKQYERLKEERQKVLDEQVAEIEARGGRVTKAHLRMGRRVDEEVIDLAREIGAELIVVGSRGLGPLSRAVLGSDSNNIVHHAHCPVLVVRREDGAEPTGD
- a CDS encoding DsbA family protein, coding for MENRQTEPTRNVRRTGGPQRTLLLFGGILLVALAAGAVIFLVPLRDGDGAQSNVPETTDAGPSELPAPTLGSEDAPVTMIEYSDFQCPYCGQFAREVKPELVEKYVTNGTLRIEWRDFPYLGQESVNAALAARAAQGQGKFWEYHDLLYGAQGSPGSGAFSDDGLVELAQRAGLDRERFESDFRSARYRAAVASAFEAGQRDGVRGTPTFVINGEQIVGAQPQPVFEEAIERAAREAEGRDG